A single window of Scomber scombrus chromosome 12, fScoSco1.1, whole genome shotgun sequence DNA harbors:
- the LOC133991727 gene encoding EGF-containing fibulin-like extracellular matrix protein 1 isoform X2, whose amino-acid sequence MLGICVFLCALLTHVLSQEAEEPISYTCTEGYEYDRVREQCRDIDECTLLDDACKGGMQCINHFGGYLCLPKSAVIYISKDGEQVPLPDPVPPVPPVPPSLPHLPRVLPGGRISQPSRTIRCAPGFTADDQNLCRDIDECATSRHTCGPEQTCYNTRGSYTCQCPTGFQRNGDHCVDRDECALTHYCMHNCVNTQGSYYCECNAGHKLASNNHSCVDVNECDVQTPCQHHCYNLIGSFLCQCDQGYELAQDMVSCQDIDECSFSSYMCQYQCNNSPGSYSCECPEGYQLQGNRLCQDINECETGTHNCQDDDMCWNYYGGFRCYPRDPCEAPYTKTSENRCICRSQTECQGLPPSIVYKYMSIQADRTVPADIFQIQATNIYANTHNTFRIKAGNEGGEFFLRRSSNVSAMLVLTKPLSGPREYIVDLEMITHHLTMNYRSSSLLRLTIIVGPYAF is encoded by the exons ATGCTGGGGATCTGCGTCTTTCTTTGTGCGCTTCTCACACACGTCCTCTCTCAGGAGGCTGAGGAGCCCATCTCCTACACA TGCACAGAAGGGTATGAATATGACCGTGTGAGGGAACAGTGCAGAG ACATCGACGAGTGTACCTTGTTAGATGATGCTTGCAAAGGGGGGATGCAGTGTATTAACCACTTCGGTGGGTACCTCTGCCTCCCCAAGAGCGCCGTCATCTATATCAGTAAGGACGGTGAGCAGGTGCCACTGCCAGATCCTGTCCCCCCTGTTCCTCCAGTCCCACCAAGCCTACCACACCTCCCACGGGTGTTGCCAGGTGGCAGGATCTCTCAGCCTAGCCGGACCATTCGTTGTGCACCCGGATTCACTGCAGATGACCAGAACCTATGCAGAG ACATAGACGAATGTGCGACAAGCAGACACACTTGTGGCCCTGAACAGACTTGCTACAACACCAGAGGCTCCTACACCTGCCAGTGTCCTACTGGCTTCCAAAGGAATGGAGACCACTGTGTAG ACAGAGATGAGTGTGCCCTGACACACTACTGCATGCATAATTGTGTGAACACCCAAGGCTCTTACTATTGTGAGTGCAACGCAGGTCACAAGTTAGCCAGCAACAACCACAGCTGTGTTG ATGTGAATGAATGTGATGTGCAGACTCCCTGTCAGCACCACTGCTACAACCTGATTGGCTCATTCCTTTGCCAGTGTGACCAGGGCTATGAGCTGGCCCAAGACATGGTCTCCTGCCAAG ACATTGATGaatgcagcttctccagctacaTGTGTCAGTACCAGTGCAATAACAGTCCAGGCAGCTACTCCTGTGAGTGTCCAGAAGGATATCAGCTCCAGGGGAATAGGTTATGTCAAG ACATAAACGAGTGTGAGACGGGGACCCATAACTGCCAAGATGATGACATGTGCTGGAACTATTATGGAGGCTTCCGCTGCTATCCTAGAGACCCCTGCGAGGCGCCTTACACCAAAACCTCTGAAAA tcgTTGTATCTGTCGGTCTCAGACTGAATGCCAGGGTCTCCCTCCATCAATTGTCTACAAGTACATGAGCATCCAGGCAGACCGTACTGTGCCAGCGGACATCTTCCAGATCCAAGCCACCAACATCTATGCCAATACACACAACACCTTCAGGATCAAAGCTGGGAATGAGGGTGGGGAATTTTTTCTTCGG CGTTCCAGCAATGTGAGTGCCATGCTGGTGCTAACCAAGCCTCTGTCAGGCCCGAGGGAGTACATTGTGGACCTGGAGATGATCACTCATCATCTGACCATGAACTACCGCTCCAGCTCACTGCTGCGACTCACCATCATAGTGGGGCCCTATGCCTTCTGA
- the LOC133991727 gene encoding EGF-containing fibulin-like extracellular matrix protein 1 isoform X1, giving the protein MLGICVFLCALLTHVLSQEAEEPISYTCTEGYEYDRVREQCRDIDECTLLDDACKGGMQCINHFGGYLCLPKSAVIYISKDGEQVPLPDPVPPVPPVPPSLPHLPRVLPGGRISQPSRTIRCAPGFTADDQNLCRDVNECDVQTPCQHHCYNLIGSFLCQCDQGYELAQDMVSCQDIDECSFSSYMCQYQCNNSPGSYSCECPEGYQLQGNRLCQDINECETGTHNCQDDDMCWNYYGGFRCYPRDPCEAPYTKTSENRCICRSQTECQGLPPSIVYKYMSIQADRTVPADIFQIQATNIYANTHNTFRIKAGNEGGEFFLRRSSNVSAMLVLTKPLSGPREYIVDLEMITHHLTMNYRSSSLLRLTIIVGPYAF; this is encoded by the exons ATGCTGGGGATCTGCGTCTTTCTTTGTGCGCTTCTCACACACGTCCTCTCTCAGGAGGCTGAGGAGCCCATCTCCTACACA TGCACAGAAGGGTATGAATATGACCGTGTGAGGGAACAGTGCAGAG ACATCGACGAGTGTACCTTGTTAGATGATGCTTGCAAAGGGGGGATGCAGTGTATTAACCACTTCGGTGGGTACCTCTGCCTCCCCAAGAGCGCCGTCATCTATATCAGTAAGGACGGTGAGCAGGTGCCACTGCCAGATCCTGTCCCCCCTGTTCCTCCAGTCCCACCAAGCCTACCACACCTCCCACGGGTGTTGCCAGGTGGCAGGATCTCTCAGCCTAGCCGGACCATTCGTTGTGCACCCGGATTCACTGCAGATGACCAGAACCTATGCAGAG ATGTGAATGAATGTGATGTGCAGACTCCCTGTCAGCACCACTGCTACAACCTGATTGGCTCATTCCTTTGCCAGTGTGACCAGGGCTATGAGCTGGCCCAAGACATGGTCTCCTGCCAAG ACATTGATGaatgcagcttctccagctacaTGTGTCAGTACCAGTGCAATAACAGTCCAGGCAGCTACTCCTGTGAGTGTCCAGAAGGATATCAGCTCCAGGGGAATAGGTTATGTCAAG ACATAAACGAGTGTGAGACGGGGACCCATAACTGCCAAGATGATGACATGTGCTGGAACTATTATGGAGGCTTCCGCTGCTATCCTAGAGACCCCTGCGAGGCGCCTTACACCAAAACCTCTGAAAA tcgTTGTATCTGTCGGTCTCAGACTGAATGCCAGGGTCTCCCTCCATCAATTGTCTACAAGTACATGAGCATCCAGGCAGACCGTACTGTGCCAGCGGACATCTTCCAGATCCAAGCCACCAACATCTATGCCAATACACACAACACCTTCAGGATCAAAGCTGGGAATGAGGGTGGGGAATTTTTTCTTCGG CGTTCCAGCAATGTGAGTGCCATGCTGGTGCTAACCAAGCCTCTGTCAGGCCCGAGGGAGTACATTGTGGACCTGGAGATGATCACTCATCATCTGACCATGAACTACCGCTCCAGCTCACTGCTGCGACTCACCATCATAGTGGGGCCCTATGCCTTCTGA